A region of Panicum virgatum strain AP13 chromosome 8N, P.virgatum_v5, whole genome shotgun sequence DNA encodes the following proteins:
- the LOC120684393 gene encoding thaumatin-like protein codes for MVSASMAAPKLQLLSLLLAFLLSMAFLQATASTSSGVGGNVQLILVNNCAESIWPGLLGTAGHPTPQSGGFHLAPRDETAFDVPPGWSGRVWPRRGCSFDARGQGSCATGDCGGALRCGGCPGATPATVVEMTLGTPRSPLHFYDVSLVDGFNAPVSMSPVGGGAGCGVAGCQADLNACCPSALEVRDREGKVAGCRSACGAMGGDRYCCTGDYASPERCRPTVFARVFKAVCPKAYSYAYDDATSLNRCKARRYLITFCPPPTSRK; via the coding sequence ATGGTCTCTGCCTCTATGGCGGCGCCAAAGCTCCAACTCCTCTCCCTCCTGCTAGCTTTCCTGCTGTCCATGGCATTTCTGCAAGCCACCGCCAGCACGAGTAGTGGTGTTGGCGGCAATGTCCAGCTGATCCTGGTGAACAACTGCGCCGAATCGATATGGCCTGGCCTGCTGGGCACCGCCGGCCACCCGACGCCGCAGTCCGGCGGCTTCCACCTGGCCCCGCGCGACGAGACCGCCTTCGAcgtgcctccgggctggtcggGCCGCGTGTGGCCCCGCCGCGGCTGCTCCTTCGACGCCCGCGGCCAGGGCAGCTGCGCCACGGGCGactgcggcggcgcgctccgctGCGGCGGCTGCCCCGGCGCGACGCCCGCCACGGTGGTGGAGATGACGCTGGGCACCCCCAGGTCCCCGCTCCACTTCTACGATGTGTCACTGGTGGACGGCTTCAACGCGCCGGTGTCCATGTCccccgtgggcggcggcgccggctgcggcgtggCCGGCTGCCAGGCGGACCTCAACGCCTGCTGCCCGTCGGCGCTGGAGGTCAGGGACAGGGAGGGGAAGGTGGCCGGCTGCCGGAGCGCGTGCGGGGCCATGGGAGGCGACCGCTACTGCTGCACGGGGGACTACGCGTCGCCGGAGAGGTGCCGGCCCACCGTGTTCGCGCGCGTCTTCAAGGCCGTCTGCCCCAAGGCCTACAGCTACGCCTACGACGACGCCACTTCCCTCAACCGATGCAAGGCCAGACGCTACCTCATCACCTTCTGCCCGCCGCCAACGTCCAGGAAATAA
- the LOC120684669 gene encoding ribulose bisphosphate carboxylase/oxygenase activase, chloroplastic-like has translation MAAAFSSTVGAPASTPASFLGSKLSRKQATAAAVNYHGKSSGANRFRVMAKEVDESKQTDSDRWKGLAYDISDDQQDITRGKGLVDSLFQAPTGDGTHEAVLSSYEYLSQGLRDYSAWDNMKDGFYIAPAFMDKLVVHLSKNFMTLPNIKVPLILGIWGGKGQGKSFQCELVFAKMGITPIMMSAGELESGNAGEPAKLIRQRYREAADIIKKGKMCCLFINDLDAGAGRMGGTTQYTVNNQMVNATLMNIADNPTNVQLPGMYNKEENPRVPIVVTGNDFSTLYAPLIRDGRMEKFYWAPTREDRIGVCKGIFRTDGVPDEDVVKLVDTFPGQSIDFFGALRARVYDDEVRKWVAETGVENIGRKLVNSKEGPPKFEQPKITIAKLLEYGHMLVAEQENVKRVQLADKYLSEAALGEANEDAMKTGAFFK, from the exons ATGGCGGCCGCCTTCTCCTCCACCGTCGGAGCTCCG gcCTCCACCCCGGCCAGCTTCCTCGGGAGCAAGCTCAGCAGGAAGCaggcgaccgccgccgccgtgaacTACCATGGCAAGAGCTCCGGCGCCAACAGGTTCAGGGTCATGGCAAAGGAGGTCGACGAGTCAAAGCAGACGGACTCCGACAGGTGGAAGGGCCTGGCCTACGACATCTCGGACGACCAGCAGGACATCACCAGGGGCAAGGGCCTCGTCGACTCCCTCTTCCAGGCGCCCACGGGGGACGGCACCCACGAGGCCGTGCTCAGCTCCTACGAGTACCTGAGCCAGGGCCTAAGGGACTACAGTGCCTGGGACAACATGAAGGACGGCTTCTACATCGCCCCGGCCTTCATGGACAAGCTCGTCGTCCACCTCTCAAAGAACTTCATGACACTGCCAAACATCAAG GTTCCCCTCATCCTTGGTATCTGGGGAGGCAAGGGTCAAGGAAAATCCTTCCAGTGTGAGCTTGTCTTCGCCAAGATGGGCATCAC CCCCATCATGATGAGCGCCGGAGAGCTGGAGAGCGGCAACGCCGGTGAGCCCGCCAAGCTCATCAGGCAGCGTTACCGCGAGGCGGCCGACATCATCAAGAAGGGCAAGATGTGCTGCCTCTTCATCAACGATCTCGACGCCGGTGCCGGTCGCATGGGCGGCACCACCCAGTACACGGTGAACAACCAGATGGTGAACGCCACCCTGATGAACATCGCCGACAACCCCACCAACGTGCAGCTCCCCGGCATGTACAACAAGGAGGAGAACCCCCGGGTGCCCATCGTCGTCACCGGCAACGACTTCTCCACCCTCTACGCGCCGCTCATCCGTGACGGTCGTATGGAGAAGTTCTACTGGGCGCCCACCCGCGAGGACCGGATCGGTGTGTGCAAGGGCATCTTCCGCACCGACGGCGTCCCCGACGAGGACGTGGTCAAGCTCGTGGACACCTTCCCCGGCCAGTCCATCGACTTCTTCGGCGCTCTGCGTGCCCGGGTGTACGACGACGAGGTCCGCAAGTGGGTTGCCGAGACCGGCGTGGAGAACATCGGCAGGAAGCTCGTCAACTCCAAGGAGGGCCCTCCCAAGTTCGAGCAGCCCAAGATCACGATCGCCAAGCTGCTGGAGTACGGGCACATGCTGGTGGCGGAGCAGGAGAACGTCAAGCGTGTGCAGCTTGCCGACAAGTACCTCAGCGAGGCGGCCCTCGGTGAGGCTAACGAGGACGCCATGAAGACCGGCGCCTTCTTCAAGTAG
- the LOC120684392 gene encoding putative cyclin-D7-1 isoform X2 — protein sequence MEDDDDHRRISLQVVVNSLYCHEEPLLVSTPPPPPPHDDVLPPPQPPPAPPEIDIVAGGGDQVEQQGQQLAVAAAEEAVRYMVARQGCYAPSRGYLHHLLMPAGGGVAGARSRGVQYIIYVVNKLGLAASTAFNAVNYMDRFLSINCHLRWDEAWMVELVSVACLSVACKLDEVNIPSLHHLQMEEVLEHSFRSGTVRDMELTLLKALQWRLACVTPYSFLHLIMPPSSPASGPCTRLLLRSLEEPSLLLRFDPSTIAASAIRCLQLGRLHHHHQQQQQDYSSGGHVSSRLLKLLMTRPSAEYCPPTVRRRMMMTMMSASR from the exons AtggaagacgacgacgaccacCGCCGGATCAGCCTGCAGGTGGTGGTCAACAGTCTCTACTGCCACGAAGAGCCACTGCTCGTCTccacacctcctcctccgccgccgcatgaTGATGTACTACCAccaccccagccgccgccggcgccaccggagATCGATAtcgtcgccggaggaggagatCAGGTTGAGCAGCAAGGACAACAattagcagtagcagcagcagaagaggcAGTGAGGTACATGGTGGCGAGGCAGGGATGCTATGCGCCCAGCAGAGGGTACCTCCACCATCTGCTGATGCCTGCTGGCGGCGGTGTCGCCGGCGCTCGCTCCAGGGGAGTCCAGTACATCATCTATGTAGTTAACAAGTTGGGGCTTGCGGCGTCGACGGCCTTCAACGCGGTCAACTATATGGACAGATTCCTCTCCATCAACTGCCATCTG AGGTGGGATGAGGCGTGGATGGTTGAGCTGGTGAGCGTTGCCTGCTTGTCCGTCGCATGCAAGCTGGACGAAGTCAACATCCCATCACTCCACCATCTCCAG atggaggaggtgctggagcacTCGTTCCGGTCGGGGACGGTCCGGGACATGGAGCTCACGCTGCTCAAGGCCCTCCAATGGCGCCTCGCCTGCGTCACGCCCTACTCCTTCCTCCACCTGATCATGCCGCCGTCGTCACCAGCCTCCGGTCCGTGcactcgcctcctcctccgctcccTCGAGGAGCCCTCGCTGCTCCTCCGCTTCGATCCCTCCACCATCGCCGCCTCTGCCATCCGCTGCCTGCAGCTGGGTCGtctgcaccaccaccaccagcagcagcagcaggattaTTCCTCCGGCGGCCATGTCAGCAGCCGCCTGCTGAAGCTGCTTATGACCCGTCCATCAGCAGAGTATTGCCCACCAACGGTACGTAG aaggatgatgatgacgatgatgagtGCTTCAAGATGA
- the LOC120684392 gene encoding putative cyclin-D7-1 isoform X1 — protein sequence MEDDDDHRRISLQVVVNSLYCHEEPLLVSTPPPPPPHDDVLPPPQPPPAPPEIDIVAGGGDQVEQQGQQLAVAAAEEAVRYMVARQGCYAPSRGYLHHLLMPAGGGVAGARSRGVQYIIYVVNKLGLAASTAFNAVNYMDRFLSINCHLRWDEAWMVELVSVACLSVACKLDEVNIPSLHHLQMEEVLEHSFRSGTVRDMELTLLKALQWRLACVTPYSFLHLIMPPSSPASGPCTRLLLRSLEEPSLLLRFDPSTIAASAIRCLQLGRLHHHHQQQQQDYSSGGHVSSRLLKLLMTRPSAEYCPPTKDDDDDDECFKMMQALLDQESCCLLDHLNSSHCRSRPYIVGDDQQLMQYSSSPAVNRSASVVTRRCLFDDRSAADQSS from the exons AtggaagacgacgacgaccacCGCCGGATCAGCCTGCAGGTGGTGGTCAACAGTCTCTACTGCCACGAAGAGCCACTGCTCGTCTccacacctcctcctccgccgccgcatgaTGATGTACTACCAccaccccagccgccgccggcgccaccggagATCGATAtcgtcgccggaggaggagatCAGGTTGAGCAGCAAGGACAACAattagcagtagcagcagcagaagaggcAGTGAGGTACATGGTGGCGAGGCAGGGATGCTATGCGCCCAGCAGAGGGTACCTCCACCATCTGCTGATGCCTGCTGGCGGCGGTGTCGCCGGCGCTCGCTCCAGGGGAGTCCAGTACATCATCTATGTAGTTAACAAGTTGGGGCTTGCGGCGTCGACGGCCTTCAACGCGGTCAACTATATGGACAGATTCCTCTCCATCAACTGCCATCTG AGGTGGGATGAGGCGTGGATGGTTGAGCTGGTGAGCGTTGCCTGCTTGTCCGTCGCATGCAAGCTGGACGAAGTCAACATCCCATCACTCCACCATCTCCAG atggaggaggtgctggagcacTCGTTCCGGTCGGGGACGGTCCGGGACATGGAGCTCACGCTGCTCAAGGCCCTCCAATGGCGCCTCGCCTGCGTCACGCCCTACTCCTTCCTCCACCTGATCATGCCGCCGTCGTCACCAGCCTCCGGTCCGTGcactcgcctcctcctccgctcccTCGAGGAGCCCTCGCTGCTCCTCCGCTTCGATCCCTCCACCATCGCCGCCTCTGCCATCCGCTGCCTGCAGCTGGGTCGtctgcaccaccaccaccagcagcagcagcaggattaTTCCTCCGGCGGCCATGTCAGCAGCCGCCTGCTGAAGCTGCTTATGACCCGTCCATCAGCAGAGTATTGCCCACCAACG aaggatgatgatgacgatgatgagtGCTTCAAGATGATGCAAGCACTGCTCGACCAGGAATCCTGCTGCTTGTTGGATCATTTGAACAGCAGCCATTGTCGTAGTCGTCCCTACATCGTCGGTGATGATCAGCAGCTGATGCAGTACTCCAGCAGCCCAGCAGTCAACAGGTCAGCATCAGTAGTTACCCGTCGCTGCTTGTTCGATGATCGATCGGCGGCGGATCAATCATCATGA